The nucleotide window TGATTACGGACGTGGAATTATCCGGCAAGGTCAACGGGTTCGATCTTGCCAACGCGGTGTCGGAGGCGAGGCCGACCCTGCCGATCGTCATCGTATCGGGCCGCGCCGCGCCCGACCCGGAGCGAATTCCGGCCGGCGCCCGCTTCATTTCGCGTCCCTGCACCGGTGAGGACATCCTCCACCAGATCCAGAGCCTGATGCCCTGCTGAACCGACCCGCTCGACAGGGACGGGCGGCCGGCGAAGATTCCTTTGCCGGCCGACGATTTCGTCGGGAATTCAGGCCGACTGTCATCCCAGCTTCACGAGCCGGACGCCACATGCGCGCAAATGGCCGTCTTCCTCCGCCCGGGACTTCCGGCGGCGGAGGAACTCGGCCTTCTCTGAGCGTGGAGTCGGGCAGCGATGGTTTCGGCTGAAGAGCGAGTGGCGGTATCGTCCGGCAAGGCCGCATTGTCGGGTAAGGCCGACAAGGCCGACAGGGACACCGAACAGACGATGGGCAAGTCCGACAAGCGTATCCGTCCTCCCGGTTCGAAGAGCGTCGGCTGGGCGCTGGTTCAGGCCGCGCGGCTGCACCGCTCCAGGGTCGGCGATCGCCTCGCCGCCCTCGATCTGTTCGCCGGACAGGAACAGGTGGTTCAGGCCCTGGCGGTCGCCGGCACCATGACGATGGGCGATCTCGCCGCCACCCTGCGGGTTCGTCCGCCCACGGCCTCGAAGACGATTTCGCGCCTCGCGGCCCTCGGCTTCGTCGAGCGCCGGGCGGAGGCCGGGGACGGTCGCATCGTCCGCGTCCGCCTCACCGATGCGGGTCTCGCCAAGGCGGAGGCCATCGAGCGCATCTGGGACGAGGTCGAATCGGAGATGCTCGACGGTTTCGACGGCAAGGAGCGCCGCCGCCTGCGCAAGCTGCTGCGCAAGGCCGCCCGCAACCTCGCCGATGTGTCGGGCGTGACCGGCCATGAAGTCGAGGGCGATGCCGATATCGAGATCGACGAAGACGAGCCGGATGCGCTGGTCGTCCCGATCCAGGGTGACCGTCTCGACTGATCCGGTTCGGGCGAACCTGTTTTCCGCGCGTCTAGACGTTTTCGCGCGTCAGATTTTCCGGCTCATGCCCGAATTCGCGTGAACGGCGCGCTTGGGGGCGCGGCGCTGCGTCCTGCCGCGTGCGAACACCATGGCGAGCCGGCCCGCGAGACGGTCGACGGCGATGAAGATGGCGCTGGCGACGATGGCGAGCGCGCAGACGCTCCCGATCAGAATTCCGATGACCCCCGGTGTCGGGATGACCATCAGGCAGACCAGCCCGAAAAGAGCCGTTAGGGGAACCCATTTTGCCATTGTGCGGCCGGCCCGATCAGGAGGAACGGGCTCACACTACCGGAATGGCTTGAAGACAACCTTAAGCTATTCCGTCGCGTTGCATGCGATGGCGCCGGCCTTCCCACTGGCGGGAAAGCCGGGCCGGCGCTGCCTTAGCGGTGGTGGCGATGACGGTAGTGGCGACGCGAGTTCATCCGCGTGCGGTAGGCGCGACGACCCGGATCGATGCCGAGGGCGCCGTTGACCGTTCCGACTGCTCCGCCGACCGCGCCGCCGACGATGCCACCGATCGGTCCGCCGACCCGGTCACCCTCGGCCGCACCGCGACGGACGCCGCCGGGAAGGCCCTGGGCCTCGGCCGCGCCGGACAGCGCGAAGGCGGACAGGACGAGGGTGGCAGCAAGCAATGCCTTCTTCATGACGGGCTTTCCTCTTCTTTTCTTCGGGTACCGGACGCGGTCTCGCGGCTGGATCGACCCTGAGCGCTCGGGCCGGCACCGTCCCCGATTTGGGGGGCGCGCCATCACGCGTGGGCTGATAACGGCCGAGCTTCGAAAAGGTGGCATCGATCGGGGCCGGCGATTCGGATTAAAGTGAAGGGTCCGCCGATGCGGGGGTGACGAAGGCCGAGCGGCTGCTGGTCTCCGCCGCTCGGCGCTGCTAGAAGCCGGGCATGCGCGTTCATGACGTCCCGCGCGGTCCCGGCCGCCTCCGAATTACGAGCCCGGCCTCCGCCTGAAGGCCGCCGAGGCGGCCCGAGCGGGAGCCGGGAGGGCGGCCGCACCGCCTCCGTTCGCCGACATCGGCCCGACGCCGACCGTCTTGAAGATCAGCGCACCGTTTCGCAGAAGACCCCATGACCGATTCGACAGCCCCCGACGCCGGCCTGCCCGCCCGCGACTATTCGCAGACCCTGTTCCTGCCGAAGACCGAGTTCCCCATGCGGGCCGGCCTGCCGGTGCGCGAGCCCCACCTTCTGGAGCGCTGGGCCGCCACCGACCTCTACGGACAGATCAGGGTGAAGGCCGCCGGCCGGCCGAAATTCGTGCTCCACGACGGACCGCCCTACGCCAACGGCAACATCCATATCGGCACGGCGCTCAACAAGATCCTGAAGGACGTCATCGTCCGCAGCCAGGGCGCGCTCGGCTACGACGCCAATTACGTGCCGGGCTGGGACTGCCATGGCCTGCCGATCGAGTGGAAGATCGAGGAGCAGTACCGCGCCAAGGGC belongs to Methylobacterium sp. 77 and includes:
- a CDS encoding response regulator, with protein sequence MVNETTRSDDDRPVILLVEDEALTIMDLGDVLEDGGYETVQCASAERALGILQARPDICGLITDVELSGKVNGFDLANAVSEARPTLPIVIVSGRAAPDPERIPAGARFISRPCTGEDILHQIQSLMPC
- a CDS encoding MarR family winged helix-turn-helix transcriptional regulator, yielding MVSAEERVAVSSGKAALSGKADKADRDTEQTMGKSDKRIRPPGSKSVGWALVQAARLHRSRVGDRLAALDLFAGQEQVVQALAVAGTMTMGDLAATLRVRPPTASKTISRLAALGFVERRAEAGDGRIVRVRLTDAGLAKAEAIERIWDEVESEMLDGFDGKERRRLRKLLRKAARNLADVSGVTGHEVEGDADIEIDEDEPDALVVPIQGDRLD